A single window of Pontiella agarivorans DNA harbors:
- a CDS encoding CdaR family protein: protein MSRISNAWNQFWKDRFLIILCLILAFLGWQSIRKTIGFEVSVSGIPVDVKTPSGWAVWEKSMQRVNIVFRGSREDIRYLNSDQLHLVIPVQNPVQGEEMMIKLTPAHLRNPTGAKVVSFSPSEIVVRMDQEGERLLPVKAAISGNLPEGIEIERIVATPASVKVSGARQILDSMENIHTEKIDLADRQATFKESVPIAVPQAGRLAVDPNWVSIEVFLAEHNSTADFDKIPVRIVSSPGEERRIEIFPKTVNITVQGDKRAVERLETKDLFIYVSCQDLPEAAAYELPLEINLPPEIKMVKIEPAVVQVEITKVK from the coding sequence ATGAGTAGAATTTCCAATGCCTGGAATCAGTTCTGGAAAGACCGGTTTCTGATTATCCTCTGCCTGATTCTGGCTTTTCTGGGCTGGCAGAGCATTCGTAAAACCATTGGATTTGAAGTTTCTGTTTCAGGTATTCCGGTAGATGTGAAAACCCCTTCCGGCTGGGCAGTCTGGGAAAAATCGATGCAACGGGTAAATATTGTTTTTCGAGGTTCCCGCGAGGATATCCGCTATCTGAACAGCGATCAGCTGCACTTGGTCATTCCAGTACAGAATCCCGTGCAGGGTGAAGAAATGATGATTAAGCTGACCCCCGCACACCTCCGCAACCCAACCGGGGCCAAAGTGGTCAGTTTCAGCCCTTCTGAAATCGTGGTCAGAATGGACCAGGAGGGTGAACGTCTTCTTCCTGTTAAAGCAGCTATTTCAGGAAATCTTCCGGAAGGTATTGAAATTGAACGTATTGTAGCAACACCTGCATCAGTAAAAGTTTCAGGAGCACGACAGATTCTCGACAGCATGGAGAATATACACACGGAAAAAATAGATCTGGCGGATCGGCAGGCCACATTCAAAGAAAGTGTTCCTATTGCCGTTCCCCAAGCCGGACGTCTGGCAGTCGATCCCAATTGGGTTTCCATCGAAGTCTTTCTGGCTGAACATAATAGTACAGCCGATTTTGATAAAATTCCGGTACGAATCGTCTCTTCTCCCGGCGAGGAACGTAGAATTGAAATTTTTCCAAAAACGGTAAATATCACAGTTCAGGGCGATAAACGGGCTGTTGAACGCCTTGAAACCAAGGATCTATTTATCTATGTCAGTTGTCAGGATTTACCGGAAGCGGCTGCATACGAACTTCCTTTAGAAATCAATCTACCTCCCGAAATCAAGATGGTAAAAATCGAACCTGCTGTTGTGCAGGTTGAGATAACCAAGGTTAAGTAG